Proteins from a single region of Anastrepha ludens isolate Willacy chromosome 5, idAnaLude1.1, whole genome shotgun sequence:
- the LOC128864476 gene encoding tubulin glycylase 3B: MQRSSTSWPNYRNQYYNPVYKIRALIQTLDAELSALSHRCLVSKVNALNSPNPKVEYILGHSATGVPYRALPNTQKSMAVLSDIRSMSPAQTRTLSGIYRSRVIEAFRNRRIFTVYGNYHTIRRALLNRGWVEKLAPNRYVKLQSLPEEVLLQHAKHGNDYEAVAISKIISHFPAFFIWQPKSYRDFHSDVFPLRNRVRRGRNLDFSTKVGLIGCAEQHQWFHEKGVCGMSHPRFYRLGGSMEERIAFIEDFRQTQCRSLLKFIMENKERLAELVDSEEGTIPISVVHFAVTNFKKHFDEFEHRTLDDKDVTNAERENAEWQTFIMQSNEVIRNNAKIKATASLLEDVSKLSRIYLFKMEERRPDYKWDGCRNLWILKPGYQCRGLGIIIRSSIEEILQWAINNPQRRYIAQKYLERPLLIHKTKFDIRQYMLLSIGESTLSIWLYRDCYLRFSSQEFTINDLRESIHLTNNSVQKRYKNKPNRDVRLPKNNMWSLEQFKVYLKHSNAPENIWEDRIYPGFKENLIAVVMSSLEETEFVENSFELYGCDLMLDEEYNPILIEINSTPDMSPSTGVTARICPLALRDLVKVIVDLPRNPLAPTGNFERVYEVNYKIKRDFDPEVGLDLCGKSMTLFKPTPTPPKRISRSPLKVIRKIEPVIKAPLKRLRGPPQKSKPQIGGGATEPKMLKSAAREALAIRYTAPK; this comes from the exons ATGCAACGTTCCTCAACGTCTTGGCCAAATTATAGAAACCAATACTACAATCCGGTCTACAAAATTCGCGCATTAATACAAACACTGGATGCTGAGTTGAGTGCACTCTCACATCGTTGCCTAGTTTCGAAAGTTAACGCCTTGAATTCACCCAATCCCAAAGTGGAGTACATACTCGGTCATAGCGCCACTGGGGTGCCATACAGGGCACTGCCGAATACTCAAAAAAGTATGGCTGTATTGAGTGATATCCGGTCAATGTCTCCCGCACAGACGCGCACCCTGTCCGGCATCTATCGATCGCGTGTAATTGAGGCGTTTCGCAATAGACGCATTTTTACCGTTTACGGTAATTATCATACAATACGACGCGCATTGCTGAATCGTGGTTGGGTGGAGAAATTGGCACCAAATCGCTATGTGAAATTACAGAGCTTGCCCGAGGAGGTGCTGCTACAACATGCAAAGCATGGCAACGACTATGAAGCAGTAGCCATTTCGAAAATTATCAGTCACTTTCCGGCTTTCTTTATTTGGCAACCGAAGTCTTACCGTGACTTTCATTCTGATGTATTTCCGCTACGAAATCGCGTACGACGCGGACGCAATTTGGACTTTTCCACAAAGGTTGGCTTAATTGGTTGTGCCGAGCAGCACCAGTGGTTCCATGAGAAGGGCGTATGCGGCATGAGTCATCCGCGCTTTTATCGTCTCGGTGGCAGCATGGAAGAGCGCATCGCATTTATAGAGGATTTTCGTCAAACTCAATGTCGCAGTTTGCttaaatttataatggaaaATAAGGAACGTCTGGCGGAGTTAGTCGACTCAGAGGAAGGTACAATACCCATATCGGTGGTGCATTttgctgtgacaaattttaaaaaacatttcgaTGAATTTGAACATCGCACACTGGACGATAAAGACGTAACGAATGCAGAACGCGAAAATGCTGAATGGCAGACTTTTATTATGCAGTCAAACGAAGTCATACGCAACAATGCCAAAATCAAAGCGACTGCATCTTTGTTGGAGGATGTGTCAAAACTTAGtcgcatttatttgtttaaaatggaAGAGCGGCGTCCAGACTACAAATGGGATGGTTGCCGTAATCTTTGGATACTCAAGCCGGGCTATCAATGTCGCGGACTGGGCATCATCATACGCAGTTCCATCGAAGAGATTTTACAATGGGCAATCAATAATCCACAAAGGCGATATATCGCACAAAAGTATTTGG AGCGTCCCCTCTTGATACACAAGACCAAGTTTGACATACGACAGTATATGCTCCTCTCCATTGGCGAATCGACACTCTCCATTTGGTTGTATAGGGATTGTTATCTACGCTTTAGCTCTCAGGAATTCACCATCAATGATCTGCGCGAATCGATACATCTGACGAATAATTCCGTACAGAAACGTTACAAGAATAAACCAAATCGTGACGTACGTTTGCCGAAGAATAATATGTGGTCCTTGGAACAGTTCAAAGTCTATCTAAAACACTCGAATGCGCCTGAAAATATATGGGAAGACCGAATTTATCCCGGTTTCAAAGAGAATCTTATAGCTGTTGTGATGTCAAGTTTAGAAGAGACGGAATTTGTGGAAAATTCGTTCGAATTATATGGCTGTGATTTGATGTTAGACGAGGAATACAATCCAATACTGATCGAAATCAATTCAACACCAGATATGTCACCATCGACTGGTGTGACTGCACGGATTTGTCCGTTGGCTCTGAGGGATTTGGTAAAAGTGATTGTCGATTTGCCGCGCAATCCACTCGCACCTACTGGCAATTTTGAGCGCGTTTATGAAGTCAATTACAAGATCAAAAGAGATTTCGATCCCGAAGTTGGTTTAGATCTTTGTGGTAAGTCGATGACTCTGTTCAAGCCGACACCCACGCCGCCGAAGAGGATATCTCGAAGCCCGCTGAAAGTAATTAGGAAAATCGAACCTGTCATTAAAGCGCCGCTAAAACGATTAAGAGGACCACCACAG AAGTCTAAACCTCAAATCGGCGGTGGTGCTACTGAACCTAAAATGCTCAAATCAGCCGCCAGAGAAGCGCTTGCCATTCGCTACACTGCTCCGAAGTAA
- the LOC128863668 gene encoding tubulin glycylase 3A — MHEKLCENATESRKRQTINEKQTPTDGTIGNVQTSPEQAKQEGTTSVPSTSNGVTANVQPNGTEATRSTNAISSTTTCVASTTATAKSTTATITTATGKEIIPSAPPSNYCNRRTWITTDRLNELRRRAQDAVKQNKTFTIRGSFHSVRNALIARGWIEKLDVHRKQIPTGVCQVTYDDLAQGLPKRKPGETRRQYIVKCERNIISRFLEHMPIDFLWTNRKEKCDYIDQAKNPGMVINKFHRAPFTSKEGLCAQLKDFHWFYEEGMSELYFPRCYNVWSLEELAEFMDNFKLTACIAFVRIVVDRYRRKGLDAVFSTMGTVPYNSIDFALKRCGDYLDSCQHKDIDVEELTRVWEHEWDVFFQQHQQVVTEEAKIFTEPTRAPEYTIKASIELLENFQNYWPQYSLDGYQNLWIVKPANKCRGRGIQLMDNLKKILVLVNPSIGSKSRYVVQKYIERPLTIHHTKFDIRQWFLITNVQPLVVWMYKESYLRFSSQEYSLSNHHESVHLTNHAIQKKYNNGKRDKRLPIENMWDCYSFQAYLRQIGKQDIWQERIYPGMKKAIVGTMLSSQENMDRRPNTFELFGADFMICEDFYPWLIEINSSPDLGATTSVTARMCPQCLEDVIKVVIDRRMDPKADMGNFELIYRQVVPPTPAYMGLNLFVKGKQIVTKLPHHHHHHHHHHHHLSRDRPTLSGHSYRHRATITPAISNMHKAMPTFNATEYVEKYIMEAGNSHRSSISGIGGSGGGLTASGAIIHSSPTPMQMVQNARRKYHTSPQAPLMICPNLLKTPRAQIGLRRKSFTNLSNKANTMPPTAKDRELTVPLIKRHRSCGPRLSTGTTITTTGGATTTEADKNFKFIIKKCAIPQATEVKGQLTMPANLQAANESVAAHAIKSKSVDNIVEILRRIKSQQQPLTMQQQALLQATQPGRSRSVANELTTAVSEKTFKSLLGKQTKSSTTADSTHMAAKGGSNSASIRTVGRSLVTWRRSKRNNNRLTAATSNIRSASVYVCRKTPMTMVAVTPPNATLAPAERSRSTSSNHSTAISASKPNNAVAASLPSTIAKI, encoded by the exons TAGTCCAGAGCAGGCGAAACAAGAAGGAACTACGTCGGTTCCGAGCACATCAAATGGAGTTACAGCCAATGTACAGCCCAATGGCACGGAAGCAACGCGTTCCACAAACGCCATCAGCTCAACTACCACCTGCGTAGCATCTACGACTGCTACTGCAAAATCCACAACTGCCACAATCACCACCGCGACCGGAAAAGAGATTATACCGAGCGCACCGCCTAGTAATTACTGTAATCGACGCACATGGATCACAACCGATCGTCTGAATGAGTTGCGACGTCGCGCGCAAGATGCggtcaaacaaaataaaacctttACCATACGCGGCTCTTTTCACTCCGTACGCAATGCGCTCATTGCACGCGGTTGGATTGAAAAGTTGGATGTGCATCGCAAACAAATTCCAACGGGTGTCTGTCAAGTGACCTACGATGATCTAGCACAGGGTCTACCGAAGCGCAAGCCAGGCGAAACGCGTCGCCAGTATATCGTCAAGTGTGAACGCAACATTATATCGCGCTTCCTCGAACACATGCCCATCGATTTTTTGTGGACGAATCGTAAGGAGAAATGTGATTATATAGACCAGGCAAAAAATCCTGGCATGGTTATTAATAAGTTCCATCGCGCGCCATTCACCTCAAAGGAAGGATTGTGCGCGCAGTTAAAGGATTTCCATTGGTTTTACGAGGAGGGCATGTCCGAGTTGTACTTTCCGCGTTGTTACAATGTCTGGAGCCTTGAAGAATTGGCCGAGTTTATGGACAATTTCAAGCTCACCGCTTGCATTGCATTCGTACGTATAGTTGTAGATCGGTATCGACGAAAGGGACTCGATGCGGTCTTCTCCACCATGGGTACAGTGCCGTACAATAGCATCGATTTTGCGCTCAAGCGCTGCGGTGACTACTTAGATAGTTGTCAGCACAAAGATATCGATGTGGAGGAGTTGACGCGTGTGTGGGAACATGAATGGGATGTATTCTTTCAGCAGCATCAGCAGGTCGTAACGGAAGAAGCGAAAATTTTCACTGAACCGACGCGTGCGCCAGAGTACACCATAAAAGCAAGCATAgaacttttggaaaattttcaaaactattgGCCACAATACTCACTGGATGGCTATCAGAATTTATGGATCGTGAAACCGGCGAATAAGTGTCGAGGACGTGGCATACAATTGAtggataacttaaaaaaaatattggtgctTGTGAATCCTTCGATCGGTTCGAAAAGTCGCTACGTGGTGCAGAAGTATATTG AACGACCTTTAACCATTCACCATACCAAGTTCGACATTCGTCAATGGTTTCTCATAACCAACGTCCAACCGCTCGTCGTTTGGATGTATAAGGAGAGTTATTTGCGTTTTAGCTCACAAGAGTATAGCCTGAGTAATCATCATGAATCGGTGCATCTGACCAACCATGCGATTCAAAAGAAGTACAACAACGGTAAAAGGGATAAGCGCTTGCCTATTGAGAATATGTGGGATTGTTATTCATTTCAAGCTTATCTGCGTCAAATCGGGAAACAAGATATATGGCAGGAGCGCATCTATCCGGGCATGAAGAAGGCCATTGTGGGAACAATGTTATCGTCGCAAGAAAATATGGATCGCCGTCCAAATACATTTGAATTATTCGGTGCGGATTTTATGATTTGTGAAGATTTCTATCCATGGCTAATCGAAATCAATTCAAGTCCCGATTTGGGCGCAACGACTAGTGTTACGGCGCGTATGTGCCCACAATGTCTGGAGGATGTGATAAAAG TGGTCATCGATCGTCGCATGGATCCAAAAGCTGATATGGGAAACTTTGAACTAATCTATCGCCAAGTGGTGCCACCAACTCCAGCCTACATGGGTCTCAATCTGTTCGTGAAGGGCAAACAAATTGTTACCAAACTGCCACATCACCATcaccaccatcatcatcatcatcaccatctgTCACGTGATCGTCCAACATTGAGCGGTCATAGTTATCGTCATCGCGCCACCATCACACCAGCCATCTCAAATATGCACAAAGCTATGCCAACCTTTAATGCAACCGAGTATGTAGAGAAATATATCATGGAGGCAGGCAATAGCCATCGCAGCAGTATAAGTGGCATTGGTGGTAGCGGTGGGGGTCTCACAGCCTCGGGTGCCATTATACACTCCTCGCCAACTCCCATGCAAATGGTACAAAATGCACGCCGTAAATATCACACTTCGCCACAAGCACCACTTATGATTTGTCCAAATCTGCTGAAAACGCCACGTGCGCAAATCGGTCTACGTCGCAAGTCATTCACAAATCTCTCCAACAAAGCTAACACAATGCCACCAACAGCAAAGGATCGAGAATTGACAGTGCCGCTTATCAAACGACATCGCAGCTGTGGCCCACGCCTTAGCACCGGCACAACCATCACCACCACCGGGGGAGCCACAACCACCGAAGctgataaaaatttcaaatttattattaaaaaatgcgcAATTCCACAAGCCACCGAGGTGAAAGGTCAATTGACAATGCCAGCCAACCTACAGGCGGCAAATGAAAGTGTGGCAGCGCACGCGATCAAAAGTAAAAGCGTCGATAATATTGTAGAAATTTTGCGTAGGATAAAAAGTCAACAACAACCGCTAACGATGCAACAGCAAGCACTCCTGCAAGCCACACAGCCAGGGCGCAGTCGAAGTGTTGCCAATGAGCTGACCACAGCTGTAAGCGAAAAAACGTTTAAGTCATTACTGGGCAAACAAACGAAATCGAGCACTACCGCCGACTCGACGCATATGGCAGCGAAAGGTGGTAGTAATTCAGCTAGCATACGCACTGTTGGACGCAGTCTAGTAACGTGGCGTCGCTCCAAGCGAAATAATAATCGCTTAACTGCAGCCACCAGCAACATTAGGTCAGCCAGTGTATACGTTTGCAGAAAGACCCCAATGACAATGGTGGCTGTGACGCCTCCAAATGCAACCTTAGCACCCGCAGAACGTTCACGTAGCACTTCCAGCAACCACAGCACCGCCATTAGTGCGTCAAAACCAAATAATGCCGTTGCAGCTTCGTTGCCCAGTACCATAGCTAAAATCTAG